The proteins below are encoded in one region of Geomonas ferrireducens:
- a CDS encoding MoaD/ThiS family protein — MQITLKLFATFRNGRFKVAEQELAEGTEVRAVVLSLGLTEEEIGIVMLNGRHGELDSKLAHGDTLSLFPLVGGG; from the coding sequence ATGCAGATAACTCTCAAACTTTTCGCTACTTTCAGAAACGGCAGGTTCAAGGTGGCCGAACAGGAACTCGCCGAAGGAACCGAGGTACGCGCCGTGGTGCTCTCTTTGGGTCTCACCGAAGAGGAGATCGGCATCGTCATGCTGAACGGCCGGCACGGCGAACTGGACAGCAAGCTCGCCCACGGCGACACCCTTTCGCTCTTTCCCCTGGTCGGAGGAGGCTGA
- a CDS encoding aldehyde ferredoxin oxidoreductase family protein, with product MDKIFRVNMTDLTTKIEEVPAAWAGLGGRSLTSTIVAAEVPPTCHALSAENKLVFAPGLLTGTPAANSGRLSAGAKSPLTGGIKESNAGGTAAQMLAKLGIKALIIEGAPKGDAWYNLAVGVNGVTISEEKELLGLGNFAVIDAVEARLGKKTGVLTIGPAGELKMTAANISVKDPDSKIRSHGRGGLGAVMGSKQIKFISIDGEGAPGVKIADPDKFKTAARAFSKAILEHPVSGEGLPTYGTNVLVNILNEAGGLPTRNFTTGQFEAHDKISGETMYDTIVARGGKPKHGCHAGCIIQCSQVYHDKDGKYVTSGFEYETIWGLGADCCIDNLDDIARADNLMDDIGIDSIETAVMFGVAMEAGILNWGDSKEMLRLLTDEIGKGTALGRILGGGAGSVGRTYGVTRVPVVKNQAIPAYDPRSVKGIGVTYATSTMGADHTSGYTIATNILNVGGYVDPLKKDGQVELSRNLQIATAAVDSTGMCIFVAFPALDIPECLPALIDMINARFGIALTGDDVTNLGKYVLKTEREFNQKAGLSNVHDRLPDFFKNEPVAPHNAVWDFTDEELDEFWNF from the coding sequence ATGGATAAGATTTTTCGCGTCAACATGACCGACCTCACCACCAAGATCGAAGAAGTTCCGGCAGCCTGGGCAGGCCTTGGCGGCCGCAGCCTCACCTCCACCATCGTTGCAGCCGAAGTACCGCCGACCTGCCACGCGCTTTCCGCCGAGAACAAGCTGGTGTTCGCACCCGGCCTTCTGACCGGCACCCCGGCAGCCAACTCCGGTCGCCTCTCCGCAGGCGCCAAGAGCCCGCTCACCGGCGGCATCAAGGAGTCCAACGCAGGCGGCACCGCGGCACAGATGCTGGCGAAACTCGGCATCAAGGCCCTCATCATCGAAGGCGCCCCCAAGGGTGACGCCTGGTACAACCTCGCCGTCGGCGTGAACGGCGTCACCATCAGCGAAGAGAAGGAACTGCTGGGCCTTGGTAACTTCGCCGTCATCGACGCGGTCGAGGCGCGCCTGGGCAAGAAAACCGGCGTCCTCACCATCGGCCCGGCCGGTGAGCTGAAGATGACCGCCGCCAACATCTCCGTCAAGGACCCGGACAGCAAGATCCGCAGCCACGGCCGTGGCGGCCTGGGCGCAGTCATGGGCTCCAAGCAGATCAAGTTCATCTCCATCGACGGCGAAGGCGCTCCGGGCGTGAAGATCGCCGATCCGGACAAATTCAAGACTGCCGCCAGGGCGTTCTCCAAGGCCATTCTCGAGCACCCGGTCTCCGGCGAGGGGCTGCCGACCTACGGCACCAACGTCCTCGTGAACATCCTGAACGAGGCCGGCGGTCTCCCGACGAGAAACTTCACCACCGGCCAGTTTGAAGCTCACGACAAGATCTCCGGTGAGACCATGTACGACACCATCGTAGCGCGCGGCGGCAAGCCCAAGCACGGCTGCCACGCCGGCTGCATCATCCAGTGCTCGCAGGTCTACCACGACAAGGACGGGAAGTACGTCACCTCCGGCTTCGAGTACGAGACCATCTGGGGCCTGGGTGCCGACTGCTGCATCGACAACCTGGACGACATCGCCCGCGCCGACAACCTGATGGACGACATCGGGATCGACTCCATCGAGACCGCCGTCATGTTCGGCGTCGCAATGGAAGCCGGCATCCTCAACTGGGGTGACTCCAAAGAGATGCTGCGTCTTTTGACCGACGAGATCGGCAAGGGGACCGCCCTTGGCCGCATCCTTGGCGGCGGCGCAGGCTCCGTGGGCCGCACTTACGGCGTGACCCGCGTACCGGTCGTCAAGAACCAGGCGATCCCGGCCTACGACCCGCGCTCCGTCAAGGGGATCGGCGTCACCTACGCCACCTCCACCATGGGCGCCGACCACACCTCCGGCTACACCATCGCCACCAACATCCTGAACGTCGGCGGCTACGTCGACCCGCTCAAGAAGGACGGCCAGGTCGAGCTCTCCCGTAACCTGCAGATCGCGACCGCCGCGGTCGACTCGACCGGTATGTGCATCTTCGTCGCCTTCCCGGCGTTGGACATACCGGAGTGCCTCCCGGCCCTGATCGACATGATCAACGCCCGCTTCGGCATCGCCCTCACCGGCGACGACGTCACCAACCTGGGCAAGTACGTCCTGAAGACCGAGCGCGAATTCAACCAGAAAGCCGGTCTCAGCAACGTCCATGACCGCCTCCCGGACTTCTTCAAGAACGAGCCGGTAGCGCCGCACAACGCGGTGTGGGACTTCACCGACGAGGAACTCGACGAGTTCTGGAACTTCTAG
- a CDS encoding HesA/MoeB/ThiF family protein has translation MHNALVFLKEQTKDGLLSWRAQDTTAKLFDISHAAVEWLALQNGILPARYQRNRSMIGVEDQLRLFQSRVAVIGCGGLGGYVLEELARLGVGQIVAIDPDIFEEHNLNRQILSSPASLGQPKVAVAAERLAQVNPAVTVTPIEDAFCLTNGFELLAGVSIAVDALDSIPYRLQLAEVCTLAGIPMVHGAIGGWYGHVATQFPGETTVQNIYRHWVAGKGIEQQLGNPSFTPAVVASLEVAEVCKVLLGKGEPLRNRKLSIDLLEMEMHEISYAEVPVKLVNAA, from the coding sequence ATGCATAACGCCCTCGTCTTTTTGAAGGAACAGACCAAGGACGGCCTGCTTTCCTGGCGCGCCCAGGACACCACTGCGAAGCTCTTCGACATAAGCCACGCCGCGGTGGAGTGGCTCGCCCTGCAAAACGGCATCCTTCCGGCCCGCTACCAGCGCAACAGGAGCATGATCGGTGTCGAAGACCAGTTGCGCCTGTTCCAAAGCCGCGTCGCCGTGATCGGCTGCGGCGGCCTGGGCGGCTACGTCCTCGAGGAGTTGGCGCGTCTCGGCGTCGGTCAGATCGTCGCCATCGACCCGGACATCTTCGAAGAGCACAACCTGAACCGGCAGATACTTTCCTCGCCGGCGTCCCTTGGCCAGCCCAAGGTGGCGGTCGCGGCGGAACGGCTTGCCCAGGTGAATCCGGCCGTCACGGTGACCCCCATCGAGGACGCCTTCTGCCTGACCAACGGCTTCGAACTCCTTGCAGGGGTAAGCATCGCGGTCGACGCCCTGGACAGCATCCCCTACCGCCTGCAGCTGGCCGAGGTATGCACACTGGCCGGAATTCCCATGGTGCACGGCGCCATCGGCGGGTGGTACGGACACGTGGCCACCCAGTTCCCCGGAGAGACCACGGTGCAGAACATCTACCGGCATTGGGTGGCCGGCAAGGGGATCGAGCAGCAGCTCGGCAACCCCTCCTTCACACCGGCCGTGGTGGCGAGCCTCGAGGTCGCCGAGGTCTGCAAGGTCCTGCTCGGCAAGGGAGAGCCGTTGAGAAACCGCAAGCTATCCATCGACCTCTTGGAAATGGAAATGCACGAGATATCGTACGCCGAGGTTCCGGTCAAGCTGGTGAACGCGGCGTAA
- a CDS encoding molybdopterin molybdotransferase MoeA has protein sequence MPSFEEARGIILAHVKPLGEETVPLMDAFGRVVSRDIIAPWDLPLYDNSAMDGFAVHAADCTSAPTRLAITGFLPAGGDVAATVELGCVVRIMTGAPIPPGCNAVIPLEEAEVDGDHVVISHKVLPRQHVRVRGGDVTAGAPVLAEGTGIRPAEVGMLAAMGQALVPVYRKARVAILSTGDELIELGERPVSGKVINSNALSLAAAVREAGAEPVLVGIARDKVESHREKMLQGLCCDALITSAGVSAGDRDLVREVAAGLGAEELFWKIGMKPGGPTAFSTWQGKPIFSLPGNPVSTMVTFELLVKPALLKMMGHRKVVPPFVKGILAEDAHKKPGKLHFIRVTVKKRHGRHVAYCAGEQHTAILSTMTRCDALAALPCDATFIPAGSEVDLALLREVDLVSECEAAVGYLH, from the coding sequence ATGCCAAGCTTTGAAGAAGCGCGCGGCATCATACTGGCCCACGTGAAGCCCCTTGGGGAGGAAACCGTTCCGCTGATGGACGCCTTCGGGCGTGTGGTAAGCAGGGACATCATCGCCCCCTGGGACCTGCCGCTTTACGACAACTCCGCCATGGACGGCTTCGCCGTGCACGCAGCGGATTGCACCTCCGCCCCCACCCGCCTCGCCATCACCGGCTTTCTACCCGCCGGGGGCGACGTCGCCGCCACGGTCGAGCTTGGATGCGTGGTGCGCATCATGACCGGAGCCCCCATCCCCCCCGGCTGCAACGCCGTCATACCCCTCGAGGAAGCGGAAGTGGACGGGGACCATGTGGTGATAAGCCACAAGGTGCTCCCCCGGCAGCATGTGCGCGTGAGAGGCGGCGACGTAACCGCCGGCGCCCCGGTCCTCGCCGAGGGAACAGGGATTCGTCCCGCCGAGGTCGGCATGCTGGCCGCCATGGGACAGGCGCTGGTGCCGGTGTACCGCAAAGCGCGTGTGGCCATACTCTCCACCGGAGATGAACTGATCGAGCTGGGCGAGCGCCCGGTCTCGGGCAAGGTGATCAACTCCAACGCCCTGTCGCTGGCCGCCGCGGTACGCGAGGCGGGTGCCGAGCCGGTACTGGTCGGCATCGCGCGCGACAAGGTGGAAAGCCACCGGGAGAAGATGCTGCAGGGGCTATGCTGCGACGCGCTGATCACGTCGGCCGGTGTTTCCGCCGGAGACCGGGATCTCGTGCGCGAGGTCGCCGCCGGGCTTGGGGCCGAGGAGCTTTTCTGGAAGATCGGCATGAAGCCGGGGGGGCCCACCGCCTTCTCGACCTGGCAGGGAAAGCCCATCTTCTCGCTTCCAGGCAACCCGGTCTCCACCATGGTGACCTTTGAGCTTTTGGTGAAGCCCGCCCTCTTGAAGATGATGGGGCACCGGAAGGTGGTTCCCCCGTTCGTGAAGGGAATTCTCGCCGAGGACGCCCACAAGAAGCCAGGCAAGCTGCACTTCATCCGGGTGACAGTGAAAAAGCGTCACGGCAGGCACGTCGCCTACTGTGCCGGCGAACAGCACACCGCGATCCTCAGCACCATGACGAGGTGCGACGCGCTCGCCGCCCTCCCCTGCGACGCGACCTTCATCCCGGCCGGCAGCGAAGTGGATCTCGCCCTTTTGAGGGAGGTCGACCTGGTCAGCGAGTGCGAGGCGGCCGTCGGCTACCTGCATTGA